The sequence GGCTCAGCCACGGCTCTCATGCACTTTGTAACATTGTGCCCTCCATCCTTAAATGCTTCAGACATGTTAAATTCGTTGTGATAAGCGTTCCAATTGACTTCAGAAATCTCCAAGCGATCAATGGAGAAAGATCCTTCCTTTGCAATTCCGGTTCTCACTTCAAACGGGGATGGAGTATACTGAGGAATGTTGAAggattcaaatttttctttgtcaATGACTCCCTGCATTGTTAACATGATTCCACTGTCAAAAGATGCTGCAATAAGTATGATTTTTTATCTGTTTATAAACATAGTTATCCAAAATGCACGCTGAGATGAGATTTCACTTTTGGTTTGTTCTCTTCGTTatgttatcattattattatacctCTAAGACCAATTCACCGAGAACCATGGCCAAAAGCTTCCAAATGTAGCAACACTCCTTGCTAGCAGGATCTTCGCTTCTCCTCCCCAAAAATGTCAAAACCATACGACCACCTGGTACCAATTCCTCGGACCGACACTTCAGAAACATGGAAAAGTCCTTTTGAAATTGACGGTAATAAGCCTGGAGTACACTTGGTGGACTATCACTAGCCATATAAATGTTCCCGTCGTTACCCTCTATTCCATCAGGAACCTAATTGACAAACCAAAACGtcaatacataaaattacatgCCTTCTTCTCAAATGCATAAGAATATCTCAGAACtgaaattgtcaagaaaagaaaagaaatagattaTTAGAGACCTGAGATAGCCACTGAAGGCTATAAGAAGAGTGGACAAAATGCAAGGCTTTGCTGGGAAAAAGTCTGCCATAGAAAGAACCAGGGACTCCACTGAAGAAACATGGCCCTACGGAGACTTCCACTTGTTTTTCCACTTGCTCTTTGAAGCCTGTTAAAGACCTAAAAATAGTGTTGAAGTCATTGCCTGGTAGATCATTCAAGAACACCTGATATTCTGGCGATTGATGGCCTAACTTCCCACAAATTGTCTCTACTGCTCTGATGAGTTCAGACACTGCAAATAGACTGTTTGGCCCTGAAGAACATCCCATGTCTGCAATTGACAGACTCTTCGGAGAGATGCTACAATAGAGATTCGTCATGGCTTCCTCTGTTATTGGCTTTGTCATAGAGATTACCTTTTGCTGCATATAATTTATTGGATCTTATATTAACTAGAATTGGGTCCTATAGatgaaaaacaagaaaaagaattggGTCCTAAAGATACTTAGTTGGAAgatacattattattttagataaggtaaaattttagtaaattatcACGTAAATATATTTACACTTTAagatttatgatttatttttttattttaggccTCGTGAAAACCTTATATTTCCTGAGGAGGTTTTACCATGTGGAAACGCTCTTTAATGGAACTTTATCTTTAGCCGGTCGTGACTAAGAAACCACTGGTTTCGCTTGGTGGGTTGGAAATGTCTGACTTATCAATTTATCTGGTAAACTACTAGGAGCCCATGTAGCCCATGCTGGATTAATCGTATTTTGAGCCGGAGCAATTAACCTATTCGAAGTGGCTCATTTCGTACCAGAGAATAACACTTTAACAGTACTTATGTGACAGTTGAAAGAATAGTAGTTACTGTATCGCACATCAAATctcttaataatattatataaattcatattttcaaaatattgaaatgaaaaaaaataaattacggatcctaaaataaaaatatgttaaatcataaaataatttaataaatttaaaaaaaaaatatgaaatgcatcttaattagttaatatagaaatataaaattcttatatgaatgtattattattttttgtggtgtatacatttaaaagtaataattctTATGtgattcatattaaaaaaaaatacttcatCATTATAAATGTTACTCAGTTGCTTACTATCAAAGTACTAATAATGTTACTTGCAGAATTctaaaatgtcaaaaaaataataattaatttagtatcaAATGAGAAAATCACAGTCTGTTTTGAGAAAAATTGAGAACCacttaaatatgtataatatataattaattaatttacctGAACCAATGAATTCTGAGCATAACTGGTGTCTCCCATTCCTCCATTCATGTGAAGCACCTGGCCTACTTCCATCTCTCTAAAACTTTCTCTCTCTTGTGTGTTTTTGGTTCTGTTGTGCCCTTGCATCAGATTCATCAGCCTCTATTTATAACCGCAGATGAGGTTCAAGCTGCGGTTgttgcttttaattttaaaatatcttttcaataatattcaccataataataatacaaatagtcattaaatttcatatataatttttaattttgatttattttattttaattatttaattttcactttACAAATGATAGACCgtcatatgaaaaaaataattaaaataaatataacatatcaaatttttattaataacgtgaataaactataattataattatagttaaatgattaatataaaatatattttattactaaaataaaattaaacgaAAAATTCAACAACCATCTATATTATTAATCTTGGTTCATGATTGTATTGTAATTTAGtacaataataatttcaatctttttttctcattttccatgcggacttataattttatctattttttaaatggctcgtctagaaaataatgaaatatgaaaaaataaataaataaataattttttttgatattttaatgtttctaTTGTTTATACAGAtagaaaaatgttaaaaaaataaatataaatgaaatgatacaaatttcttctaatttaattaaatttttgaattgaaaatattataaaaataatatttacacgctgaattaaaataataaattattgagaTGTATCAATAACTTATAAATAGCTAATGTCCTACTCAATGTCCAATAAAGTCTTTTTCATATCATGTCATGTCTACTGCATGTGTCACATGGTTTGAATATActtatggaataagggttATTTATCTAATACAATTACATCCATTTtgattattgaatataataagggttatttatttagtaaatgttggtatatatttgatatttaaaataactattgatacatatgattaaaattctgatatgagtatttttttttttatctttttttttaataatattaagtgtagtaattaatatattatctttttatttagcTAATAACTCTAATCTAAAAAGGAGTTTAATCTATTACtaatttgtattaattaataaaaattatattttataatttttaatgttaaacTTTTCTGACGCGTAACTTTTATCAGTTTGCTGAGAGACAGAGGATCGTGGTCTAGAACTTGTGGTCCTTGGAGTTTCATTGACCATTCAATGAAAAAGGTTCAATTTTAGAGGTATTTGAAATGGTTGTTGGGCGttgaaaaaatagatttaaattttttatttaatattttaatttgtttaaatttttttataaattgattttcccaaatctttttttattttttaaaagcgtcaatttatatgtttttacaAAAgcgaatttaaaaattttaaaaagaaaataaagtgaaataaaaattaaggttAGGAAGACACTTTTGTAAACTCTATCCAAACAATCCCTCATAAATAATATGTAGTGTATACCCTTCCATGCTATCAGAAAAggaatatataatatgattttagAAGTGTAGGGAAAATTACTGAGGATAAAGAATTTGTCAGCTATTATCTTGAATATTGGagaaattagtattttttaatacaatttgcTAATTCCTagagatttaaataaattaaatatgaagtAATAGGTAgggaaattattatatttttactaatttggAATGAAACTGATAACAAGAGCCTTAATCCGTCTCTAATGGCCTTTAATAGGATTGTTTTTGCTTTAGAAACAGTCTCTATAAAagcagtttttattttttggtaaCGCCTTTTTATTCAAGTGAGGATTCATATTGGAGCTTTAAATGggtttttcttgtatttttggCGACTCTTTTAAATGGGAATTCATATTGGAGCTTTCAAATCAAAATCTAGTGTGAAACTAAGCCCTTGTTTGAGAAAGGGAAGTAATTAGGGAAAGAAATGGAGGGTGGAGAATAAGGGTTGGGGAAATACACTTTCAATTGACTGAGAAAGTGATAGTAAATTGGGGGGAAAAATTAAAGTGAATAGgaaattctcttttttggACCCATTTTCTTAATCATCTGAAATTtgagaagaaaatatatttttattattcaaattacCAAAAAATGATGTCTTTTTTagctacttttttttttctttttacattttttattaatcttttcaggccaacattatttattatttatagaaaaaataataattgtatcAGTtgcttattttgttattattattattttttatgttagaCTACTCCTACTATTGCTTTTACTTTGATAATctaatttctattttgatgattaaaaaattaattatatgtatatatttgtgTGGTTTAAATTGAGCACAAAAAAAGAGtggatttcttttattgtttaaaataaaatctagttAGTATATTAGCCCCTTTAGTTTGAATTATTTGTTCAAATTTGTAATATTAtctgtttttcttctttatttatggttctcttcttttcttctttgcttattcatataaagaattttttatatatattttttgtgtttgattttcttgctTTATAAGTCTAAAATTGCTTTTGTAATGTTTTTATATGATTacatattactttatttttagttttatttttgagaatttctttttaggttAATCCTGGTTTAATATAAAGGGTAAACCAGTAAGCTTCAATTTAGCCATGAAGAAGTTCACCGAAGTAAACTTAAGTTACTGGTTCTTCCCTCTTTTTTTCTGCTCCAACGGCTCAACTGGGGCATGACTTGGGTTATTCAGGCTTGCAATAAGCCAACAAATGGTGCAGCACTTTGTCAACCGCCTGCAGAATCAACTCAACATAAAATTCCAAGCCTAATAGGCAAAAGTCAGGTTAACTTGGTCGAAAATCCAAAGCTTTAGCCAATAAAAAACAATTGATTA comes from Ricinus communis isolate WT05 ecotype wild-type chromosome 5, ASM1957865v1, whole genome shotgun sequence and encodes:
- the LOC8273362 gene encoding S-adenosyl-L-methionine:benzoic acid/salicylic acid carboxyl methyltransferase 2, with translation MEVGQVLHMNGGMGDTSYAQNSLVQQKVISMTKPITEEAMTNLYCSISPKSLSIADMGCSSGPNSLFAVSELIRAVETICGKLGHQSPEYQVFLNDLPGNDFNTIFRSLTGFKEQVEKQVEVSVGPCFFSGVPGSFYGRLFPSKALHFVHSSYSLQWLSQVPDGIEGNDGNIYMASDSPPSVLQAYYRQFQKDFSMFLKCRSEELVPGGRMVLTFLGRRSEDPASKECCYIWKLLAMVLGELVLEGVIDKEKFESFNIPQYTPSPFEVRTGIAKEGSFSIDRLEISEVNWNAYHNEFNMSEAFKDGGHNVTKCMRAVAEPLLVGHFGFGRATIDQVFCRYRSIVADRMAKEKTEFVNVTVSMTKTG